GACCTTACGCAGGAtatattgtgtgcatgtaaacgtggtcAATGTCTTGATGAGTTCATTAGTCGTTTGAGCGCTGCTCCGCTGTCAAACATACCTGTCTATTTGATGGTTGTCCATTCCCGAAACACCCAACGCTTATCAATAGATTCATCATGCCAGagattgatttgatttaataactACTGCATTTGTAAAAAATGCTATAAAGTAATTTGTCTCTCTGTGACCTCTAAGTTCAGAAGTACCGGTATTGACAAATAATATTTCTCCACAGGCCACTCCAGCGTCCACTCGGAGAACCAGGAGGACAGCTGATAAAGGGGAGACTGCAACCCAGTCTGAGGTGACCAGTGACTCCCAGCGAGATGTTCGCTCCAAGGCCCAGAGCACCACCGGGAAGAGGAAGACCAGGGTGTCTAAACGTGAAACTGTCTCTGCTAACCAGGTAGACTCCACTCATGAAGCTGACGTGTCCGAGTCAGAGTCCTGCTGTTCTGCTATATCAGATATGGAGGCTATCCCCGACACACAGCCAGCTCGCAGGGGCCAAAGGAGAGCTGCAGGTGGGGACCAGCCTGACTCTACGAAGGAGGAGGACGTGTCTGAGGTAGACTCTTGTTCATTGTCTGTCTCCAGAAGACCAAACACTCGCAGAGCCACCAGGAGTCTGAGGAAGGCTGTTCTCACGGACTCTGCCAAAAAGGACAATGATGTTTCAGAGGCCGAGTCCTGCAGCTCTGTGGTGTCTGAGTCCAAGGTGCCTGGCTCGCAGACCAGAGTGACCAGGAGGACTGCCGTGTCCAGCAGCCGGGCTTCTTCAAAGTGTCACACTGAGGACACAGAGCTTTCTGATCCTGAGTCCTGTGTCTCTGGTGATCAGACCTCCACAGTGCGCAGAGTTACCAGAAGCAGGAAAGGAAGGTTTGTTGAAGCTATCCCCATGCATTTGGAGGAAACCACTGATGGCTCCAACTCTCCTCTACCCCGCAGGAGAAGCAGAGGTAAAGGATGTCCCTGTGACCCCCAGAGTCCCCAGGACTCAGAGAGCTTTGAGTCTGGGCCAAGCATGACTCCCAGGAGGTCCACTCGCAGGCTGTCTGGGCTGAAAAAAACAGGCACCACTGTTTCAGACTCTGAGTCTGACCTGACTGATGTGTATACCCCTCTGGGGAGCCCTAGGTCAGTGAGAGGTAGGGGCACTCCCTGCAGTAGTCGCACTGGATCCAACAGCAGTTCCAGGGCAGCACCAGTTACCCGGCTGACAGCCAAGGCCCTGGATATACTAGTTGAGAAAGCCCTATGCGAGTCAGATAAGGTGAGAGCATCTGAGGTTGCTGAAGAAAGTGTAGTGTTGGAGGACACAGTCGATGCTGATCCAGACTGCTCCATGATAGAAGAAGTGGGGGAAGAAGATAAGACTCTAACCCTTGAGGATGTAGTGATGGGTGAACCAGCAGCGCCCATCCAAGATGCAGCACCTGCTCGGGAGCATACAGGGAGTGTGACAGTCTCTGAGGATGCAGAGATGCCAGAGGTCACTAGTGTACAACAGGATTCAGCCGAGACAACCGCCAGGGAAGACCCAGAGAATAATACCTCTATGGTGGATGTCCCTGTTCAGGAAAACATACAGGAGAAGGTGACCATCTGTGAGAGTGCTGATACAGAGATGGCTGAGGCAGTCTGTGAGCCTGCAGTGGAAGCagaagaccagcagagggagctgTCCACTGAGGATGCAGCCGATGCGGACGCCCCAGTGATAATTGAACAGGAGACGATGACGCCAGCCGATTCACAAGTCTCTCTTAAGCAAACAGTAAAAGTAGCAGCGTGTGAAAATGTAATGTCCCCTGTTATAGTCGtgtctgaggaagaggaggaaaagaCCGTGGATGTAAACACCCACACAGATCCTCCATTGGAGGTAAAGAACCAGGAATGTAAGGCAGTGCCTAGTGAGGAGGCTATGGATGTCAGCAGCACACTAGTAACTGAGAATAAAACGGCTGACAAAGATGAAGCCCCTCACACCACAGAGCCCATTAAGGTGACCTCCAGACTGAGCCTGAAGGTCAGTGTATCTGATGCCGACAAGCTAGAGGAGTCCAGAGACTGTGTCATCATACAGAAATCTGGCGTGATCAGTCTGCTGGAGAGCAGTGACAATGAAGAGGATGACGACGGCATCAGTCAGCATTCTGGGGAAGGGGATGAGAGGAAAAGAAAGGATTCTGATGGTGACGAGGAAGCTGTCTGTATAGAGGAGGTGGCGGGCCCATCCAGACCCCAAGCTGCTGCTCAGTCCTCAGCTGATGGCCTGTTTGTCATAGACACCCGGCCTGGCCTTCAGTCAGATGAAAGTTACTACGTGGATGAGAAGGAAGAGGGAGACACGGAGGCCATTGAAGAAGCGCAAGATGAGGAAGAATTTGTTGATGAAGagggagatgatgatgatgacgaagaTGAACAAGTCCTCTTCACAAGCAGAAATCCACATTTGTAAGTATCTGTTTTGGTCATGCAAATGTCAGTTGTCATCTGTGCTTTAAAAATGTCTATTTAATTTGACAGTTGTGGCTCCAGCACCACTATGCCATCTTCTGAAAGTATAGCAGGGTTTGTTTTTATGTAATGCAGTGGAGCTATTTTATTGAATTGCAATGCCAAGCACGTATAAAGAATTTTCACATTCATTTTCATTAATTAACATATCAAGATTGAACCAGTTGGAGAATGGACAATGCTGCGCCTCCTGGGTAATTATTTGTTACAATCCGTTATAGGAAAGAGTTGTCCAGCCGTATTGACCCGGGCCTGAAAGTGAAGGAGCTTGGGGGATTATACATCAATTTCGATGGCAGCAAATCAAAGACAGTCTCTAACTCCCTGAAGGAACAGAAGAGCCAAGATGAGGTAAATGACTAATTGATTTTGTTTTGAAGGTGATATATGGTGTATAATTGGTAATAAATTGTGTAGTTATGCAAGGCTGGGTAATTCAATGAGGAAGTATTTCATGCAATTTCAAACCTTTTGACTTTAATGgatctgtgttttttttttaaattttctccTACATTGATTTATTTTCTCTGTTGGCAGTTGATGAAGAAGAGTGTTATTGGCCCAGAGTTTGAGAAGAGAGATGCTGTGCCTCCATACAGGGAGTCCAAACAGGCTGCGAAACTGAAGCGCAAAGTGAGTACAAGTCCGTATGCCCTTGTTTATTAATTTAGAAGAGAAAGTAGCAAACAGCATGATGCAAGGACAAGTAGTCGTTATAGTTTGACTACATTTTAGCTATTTTTGATCAGTTTGTTCACTCATTGACTGTGCTGACTGACATGTTTCCTTGTCTTGCCATGCTCAGGAGGAGAGGGACAAGACCACTGGAGCCGGCTGGTTTAACATGAGGGCTCCAGAAATGACAGAGGAATTAAAGGGTGACCTCAAAGCACTGAAAATGCGTGGAGCAATGGACCCCAAGCGGTTTTATAAGAAGAATGATAGAGATGGATTCCCCAAGTACTTCCAGGTCAGTAAGCATCTAACCCTCAACTGTGCTCGGTTTTCTCAGTGGTCCATGTTATACAGGTAAATgctagattctacaagtgtctggaactgtattggagggatgcgacaccattcttccacaagaaattccataaaagCCCATCTTTCCCCCCAAACgttgtatttgtttgtttttctgtCGCAGGTTGCTACAGTAGTAGATAACCCTGTGGACTTCTACCATTCCCGTGTCCCGAAGAAAGACCGGAAGAGAACCATGGTGGAGGAGTTGCTTGCTGATGCAGAGTTCAGACAGTAAGTTTCAGTTTCTGTGTCATGTACGGTATTTAATTTCAAAGCTTGTGTGTTCCTGAAAATGTGGGTATGCAGAACAATTGAATTGACATTGAATACCTGATATGAACTGCTTGAATTGTCAAGCGCTAATACTTTCCCTTTAACTTCAACAGCAACAACAAGAAGAAATACCGACAGATCATGACAGAAAAAGCAGCCATTGGTGCTGGCAAGAAGAATAGGAAGAGTAATAAGTTCAGAAAGTAACAGTGACTTTGAGTGATGTAATACACAAAGCAATCATATGACTGTATTGAGACCCATAATatgttaatgtcttaatcaaagcCTATTAATTAAACATACAATTTAGTGGCTGCATGGAGCTAAAGCTCTTTATAAATTTGTCACGTAACATGAACAATCTGTATcaacatatttttactttgtaATTTAGAGGTTCACATTAGTAGCTATTAACAAAAAACATTTAGatttatacagtatgtatgcataCCCACAATAAGCCTATGCTATACTGGCTAAGCCAACAAGGTTCAGAATTAATTTTTCAAACATATTTTCCCTGACAAATATCTGATATGGATTGAGATTTGTTTTAGAAGTCAAATTACTAAAATACTACAGGATACGTCTATTTTTAAAGAAAGTTAGAttgaacctttttttaactaggcaagtgagttaagaataaattatttacaatgacggccaaatccggatgacgctgggccaattgtgcgccaccctatgggaatcccaatcacggctggatgtgatacagcctggaattgaaccagggactgtagtgaagcctcttgcactgagatgcagtgccttagaccgctgcgccacttggcaGCCCAAGCACTAATATTGTTGAGAAAATGTCTGTGCTAACTCAACTTTCATTGTTTTAATAAATCAAAACCAGTTTGAACCGTTGGTGGACTTTCTTTGGCTCCATCCTGAGAAGCCAATTGAGTTGGCTGAACTGGCTGCATTGTGCCTAAAGGGACTGTTTTACAATAGCTCTGTTGTCTGTAACCCTTCCCATTTATCTGTATATTTGCTGGAACATCAAACAGATTTTCTTGTCTCTGCCGATGCAAATCCGCATACAAAGAGATCAAATGAATTAACATCTGCTCACCCAGTTTCTACCCAGAAAAATCTTGCCCCTGCTTGCCAGCCTCCTGTTGGCTCAGTGTGTTTGTGGCCAGCAGCTCCAGAGCGCTATTGGACGCCTGACAGATCACAGGGAGAAAACATTTTAGACACTTGAGAACTGCACTGTCAAGTCTTCTGTCCAGGTGGCCCATTCTCTGTCTAAACCACAGGTGGTGGACTCACTGGAGCGAATCCCCATCAACAGACTACCCAAAAGAACAGTCAGGAACCACGTTGCTGCCATCAGTAACAGAAGGGTGAACTTCAAGACCAACTATTTTTTTTCAGTAGCATATCTTAGGTTAATATATATCCAACAAGTTATCAGTAATTGAAGATAGCCGGAGTTAACCGAATCCACAAATAGGACCGGAAAGACGGTTCTAATTCAAGACAAATATTTAATCGGTCTCCTTCAAAGTACAGTTATCAGTTTACAGAGTAAAACATAATGCCTGTCTTTAGTTTGTTTTAAATACTGTAATTGTTTGGGCACACAGATTGTGTATATATAAACACATATAAAGTGTTAGTTTTAtggaaataaaagatcccagagatgttccatatgcacaaaaagctttacATCCCTGctcgtgagcatttctcctttgccaagataatccttccacttaacaggtgtggcatatcaagaagctgattaaactgcatgatcattacacaggtgcaccttgtgctggggacaatacaatACCACTCTAAAATATCCAGTTGTcacagatgtctaaagttttgagAGAGCATGTAACTGGCATgcttactgcaggaatgtccaccagagctagtgccagagaattgaacgttcatttatctaccataagtcatattagagaatttggcagaacgTCCAACctgcttcacaaccgcagaccacgtgatGGTGTcatgtgggtgagcagtttgctaatgtgaacagagtgccccaggGTGGTGGTGTGGTTATGGGCAGGCATATGCTACGAACAagattgcattttatcgatggcacaGAAATATGAGATCTTGAGGGCCCATTGTCGTTTTGTTATCttattcccagtcgtgaaatccatagattagggcatttatttatttaaattgactgatttccttatttgagctgtaactcagtaaaatctttgaaaatcttgcatgttatgtttatatttttgttcagtgtgtatgtgtgtgtatgcatacatacgtacaataccagtcaaaagtatcgacacacctactcattcaagggtttttcatttaCAATTTTCTACGTTGCAGAATAACAatgaggacatcaaaactattaaataacacatgaaattatgtagtatccaaaaaagtgtttaacaaagagtgtgcacagctgtcatcaaggcaaagggtggctatttgaagaatctccaatattaaatgtattttgatttgtttaaaacttttgtgttacctcatgattccatatgtgttatttcatagttttattgtcttcattattattctacaatgtataaaatagtacaaataatgaAAACCCCTTGAATTAATAGGTCTTCAAAAACTTGTGACcggttgactgtgtgtgtatgtatgtatctactgtatataaactcagcaaaaaaagaaacgtccctttttcaggaccctgtctttgtaagataattcgtaaaatcctaataacttcacagatcttcattgtaaagggcttaaacactgtttcccatgcttgttcaatgaaccataaacaattaatgaacatgcacctgtggaacggtcgttaagacactaacatcttacagacggtaggcaattaaggtcacagttatgaaaacttaggacactaaataggcctttctactgactgaaaaacaccaaaagaaagatgcccagggtccctgctcatctgcgtgaacgtgccttaggcatgctgcaaggaggcatgaggactgcagatgtggccagggcaataaattgcaatgtccgtactgtgagacgcctgacagcgctatagggagacaggatggacagctgatcgtcctcgcagtggcagaccacgtgtaaccacctgcacaggatcggaacAACCGaatatcacacctgcgggacaggtacaggatggcaacaaaaactgcccgagttacaccaggaacacacaatccctccatcagtgctcagactgtctgcaataggctgagagaggctggactgagggcttataggcctgttgtaaggcaggtcctcaccagacatcactggcaacaatgtcgcctgtgggcacaaacccaccgtcgctggaccagacaggactggcaaaaagtgctcttcactgacgagttgcggttttgtctctccaggggtgatggtcagattctcGTTTATatactgtgtgtctatatatactgtgtatatacagttgaagtcggaggtttacatacactta
This genomic window from Salvelinus namaycush isolate Seneca chromosome 8, SaNama_1.0, whole genome shotgun sequence contains:
- the LOC120052511 gene encoding deoxynucleotidyltransferase terminal-interacting protein 2-like isoform X2 produces the protein MVATRRGVRVCSPTKTNSDESSGVTATPASTRRTRRTADKGETATQSEVTSDSQRDVRSKAQSTTGKRKTRVSKRETVSANQVDSTHEADVSESESCCSAISDMEAIPDTQPARRGQRRAAGGDQPDSTKEEDVSEVDSCSLSVSRRPNTRRATRSLRKAVLTDSAKKDNDVSEAESCSSVVSESKVPGSQTRVTRRTAVSSSRASSKCHTEDTELSDPESCVSGDQTSTVRRVTRSRKGRFVEAIPMHLEETTDGSNSPLPRRRSRGKGCPCDPQSPQDSESFESGPSMTPRRSTRRLSGLKKTGTTVSDSESDLTDVYTPLGSPRSVRGRGTPCSSRTGSNSSSRAAPVTRLTAKALDILVEKALCESDKVRASEVAEESVVLEDTVDADPDCSMIEEVGEEDKTLTLEDVVMGEPAAPIQDAAPAREHTGSVTVSEDAEMPEVTSVQQDSAETTAREDPENNTSMVDVPVQENIQEKVTICESADTEMAEAVCEPAVEAEDQQRELSTEDAADADAPVIIEQETMTPADSQVSLKQTVKVAACENVMSPVIVVSEEEEEKTVDVNTHTDPPLEVKNQECKAVPSEEAMDVSSTLVTENKTADKDEAPHTTEPIKVTSRLSLKVSVSDADKLEESRDCVIIQKSGVISLLESSDNEEDDDGISQHSGEGDERKRKDSDGDEEAVCIEEVAGPSRPQAAAQSSADGLFVIDTRPGLQSDESYYVDEKEEGDTEAIEEAQDEEEFVDEEGDDDDDEDEQVLFTSRNPHLKELSSRIDPGLKVKELGGLYINFDGSKSKTVSNSLKEQKSQDELMKKSVIGPEFEKRDAVPPYRESKQAAKLKRKEERDKTTGAGWFNMRAPEMTEELKGDLKALKMRGAMDPKRFYKKNDRDGFPKYFQVATVVDNPVDFYHSRVPKKDRKRTMVEELLADAEFRQT
- the LOC120052511 gene encoding deoxynucleotidyltransferase terminal-interacting protein 2-like isoform X1 produces the protein MVATRRGVRVCSPTKTNSDESSGVTATPASTRRTRRTADKGETATQSEVTSDSQRDVRSKAQSTTGKRKTRVSKRETVSANQVDSTHEADVSESESCCSAISDMEAIPDTQPARRGQRRAAGGDQPDSTKEEDVSEVDSCSLSVSRRPNTRRATRSLRKAVLTDSAKKDNDVSEAESCSSVVSESKVPGSQTRVTRRTAVSSSRASSKCHTEDTELSDPESCVSGDQTSTVRRVTRSRKGRFVEAIPMHLEETTDGSNSPLPRRRSRGKGCPCDPQSPQDSESFESGPSMTPRRSTRRLSGLKKTGTTVSDSESDLTDVYTPLGSPRSVRGRGTPCSSRTGSNSSSRAAPVTRLTAKALDILVEKALCESDKVRASEVAEESVVLEDTVDADPDCSMIEEVGEEDKTLTLEDVVMGEPAAPIQDAAPAREHTGSVTVSEDAEMPEVTSVQQDSAETTAREDPENNTSMVDVPVQENIQEKVTICESADTEMAEAVCEPAVEAEDQQRELSTEDAADADAPVIIEQETMTPADSQVSLKQTVKVAACENVMSPVIVVSEEEEEKTVDVNTHTDPPLEVKNQECKAVPSEEAMDVSSTLVTENKTADKDEAPHTTEPIKVTSRLSLKVSVSDADKLEESRDCVIIQKSGVISLLESSDNEEDDDGISQHSGEGDERKRKDSDGDEEAVCIEEVAGPSRPQAAAQSSADGLFVIDTRPGLQSDESYYVDEKEEGDTEAIEEAQDEEEFVDEEGDDDDDEDEQVLFTSRNPHLKELSSRIDPGLKVKELGGLYINFDGSKSKTVSNSLKEQKSQDELMKKSVIGPEFEKRDAVPPYRESKQAAKLKRKEERDKTTGAGWFNMRAPEMTEELKGDLKALKMRGAMDPKRFYKKNDRDGFPKYFQVATVVDNPVDFYHSRVPKKDRKRTMVEELLADAEFRHNNKKKYRQIMTEKAAIGAGKKNRKSNKFRK